In Haliaeetus albicilla chromosome 2, bHalAlb1.1, whole genome shotgun sequence, a single genomic region encodes these proteins:
- the CYP24A1 gene encoding 1,25-dihydroxyvitamin D(3) 24-hydroxylase, mitochondrial — protein MGACSIFLRPPALTCGRGTPAQRFFASSLCALRGRGHPLAALPGPPSWPLMGSLPDVLWKGGLKRQHETLAEYHRRFGKIFRMKLGAFDSVHIAAPCLLEALYRRESSCPQRLEIKPWKAYRDYRDEGYGLLILEGKDWQRVRSAFQKKLMKPREVAKLDTAINEVLEDFMYRIDDVCNHNGQMEDVYSEFNKWSFESICLVLYGKRFGLLQQDVEEESLNFIKAVKTMMATFGMMMVTPVELHKGLNTKVWQAHTKAWDDIFKTAKHSIDCRLEKHSANPQEDFLCDIYSAGQLSKKELYAAIAELQIAGVETTANSLLWALYNISRNPHVQQKLFQEIQSVLAVNECPSAEDLKNMPYLKACLKESMRLTPSVPFTTRTIDTEIVLGDYVLPQGTVLMINSHALGCNEEYFNGWTQFKPERWFQKDLINPFSHVPFGIGKRMCIGRRVAELQLHLALCWLIRKYQIVATDDKPVETLHSGILIPSRELPIAFHRR, from the exons ATGGGAGCCTGCAGCATCTTCCTCCGGCCCCCCGCCCTCACCTGCGGCCGCGGGACCCCCGCGCAGCGCTTCTTCGCCTCCTCCCTCTGCGCCCTGCGGGGCCGCGGCCACCCCCTGGCCGCCTTACCCGGCCCCCCAAGCTGGCCGCTGATGGGCAGCCTGCCCGACGTCCTCTGGAAGGGGGGGCTCAAGAGGCAGCACGAAACGCTG GCTGAGTACCACAGGAGGTTTGGCAAGATTTTCCGCATGAAGCTGGGGGCTTTCGACTCGGTGCACATCGCAGCCCCCTGCCTCCTGGAAGCCCTGTACCGCCGGGAAAGTTCCTGCCCTCAGCGCCTGGAGATCAAACCCTGGAAAGCCTATCGGGACTATCGCGACGAAGGCTACGGGCTGCTGATCCT GGAAGGAAAGGACTGGCAGAGGGTAAGAAGtgcctttcaaaagaaattaatgaaaccCAGGGAAGTTGCGAAACTGGATACCGCGATCAATGAG GTCCTGGAGGACTTCATGTACAGAATAGATGATGTTTGTAACCACAATGGACAAATGGAAGATGTCTATTCAGAATTCAACAAATGGTCATTTGAAA GTATCTGTCTGGTGCTGTATGGAAAGAGGTTTGGTCTCCTACAGCAGGATGTAGAAGAAGAAAGTTTGAACTTCATCAAGGCTGTAAAAACG ATGATGGCTACTTTTGGAATGATGATGGTGACCCCTGTGGAACTTCACAAGGGTCTGAACACAAAAGTCTGGCAAGCTCACACTAAAGCATGGGACGATATATTTAAAACAG CCAAGCACTCAATTGACTGTCGACTGGAAAAACACTCTGCAAACCCCCAGGAGGATTTCCTGTGTGACATCTATTCTGCAGGACAACTTTCCAAGAAGGAGCTGTACGCTGCTATCGCAGAGCTCCAGATTGCTGGCGTTGAAACG aCGGCCAATAGTTTACTGTGGGCTTTGTATAACATTTCACGCAATCCACATGTTCAGCAGAAGCTTTTCCAGGAAATACAGAGTGTTTTGGCTGTTAATGAGTGTCCAAGTGCTGAGGACTTGAAGAATATGCCCTACCTAAAAGCATGTCTGAAAGAATCCATGAG ATTAACACCATCGGTGCCATTTACCACTCGCACCATCGACACAGAAATAGTTCTGGGGGATTATGTACTGCCCCAAGGG ACCGTACTAATGATAAATAGCCATGCCCTGGGCTGCAATGAAGAGTACTTTAATGGCTGGACTCAGTTTAAACCAGAGCGCTGGTTTCAGAAGGACTTAATAAATCCTTTTTCTCATGTTCCATTTGGCATTGGGAAGAGGATGTGCATCGGGCGCCGTGTAGCAGAGCTACAGCTTCACTTGGCCCTTTGCTGG CTCATTCGCAAATACCAAATTGTAGCAACTGACGACAAACCAGTAGAAACACTCCATTCAGGAATACTGATTCCCAGCCGGGAGCTTCCCATTGCATTTCACAGACGATAA
- the PFDN4 gene encoding prefoldin subunit 4, with protein sequence MAATMKKAAAEDVNVTFEDQQKINKFARNTSRITELKEEIEVKKKQLQNLEDACDDIMMLDDGDSLLIPYQIGDVFISHSQEETQEMLEEAKKSLQEEIEALESRVESIQRVLSDLKVQLYAKFGNNINLEAEDS encoded by the exons ATGGCCGCCACCATGAAGAAAGCG GCTGCAGAAGATGTCAATGTTACTTTTGAAGATCAACAGAAAATTAACAAGTTTGCAAGAAATACTAGCAGGATCACagagctgaaagaagaaatagaagtgAAAAAG AAACAACTTCAGAATTTGGAAGATGCTTGTGATGACATCATGATGCTTGATGACGGTGATTCACTTCTGATACCCTACCAAATTGGAGATGTCTTCATTAGTCATTCCCAAGAAGAGACACAAGAGATGCTGGAGGAAGCAAAG aaaagtttacAAGAAGAAATTGAAGCATTAGAATCCCGAGTGGAATCAATTCAGAGGGTGTTATCTGACCTGAAAGTTCAGCTCTATGCAAAGTTTGGAAATAACATAAATCTTGAGGCTGAGGACAGTTAA